The segment TTTCGTTGTTCAAGTGAACCTGTTCTTAGGATTCCGCGTGCAACAAGAAATCAATGTCTACGTTCGACAAATCATCCACGATTTAATGAAACAAGGACGTCTACCAAAACAACCACAGACGTATTCATTGACTCCCGGAAGAGAAGTCGGCGATTTCCAATTCATCTTGATCGACGAAGTAGTTTCCAATGTAACAACTCTTGGGAAATGGGAACGACAAATCATGCAAGCTAAACTTGCCATCAAGAAAATCGCTACGACGCCAGAAACATGGTTTGGTTTAGAATACAGTGAAGTCAAACATGAAACAGTACCTTTGCTGATTGGTGGAACAAGAAAAACGTGGTTGAAAGAACGAAAAAATAAGTAGATAAAAAATTAGTTTATGCTATACTAAATCTGAAAAGAGGAGTTGCGTCAACAACTCCCCTTTGACAGTACCGCTTAATTAACAGCGGCATATTTCAACTTATTTTTTACAAAATAACCGTCCTAAGCCGAGGACGGTTATTTCTTTTTGTCGTCGCTAAGCAATGCTACAACCAATGTGACCAGAGCGATGGTAAACATGCCAAAGCTGAGCATCAATTGGACTGTATCGAGTGCCGACAAAAGGCGTCTCCTTTCGTAAGATTTAGAAAGTATGTGCATACGCACCACCTCGTTTTCGAAGGATAGCCACCGTCATTAAACTGTACTGTCACGTAATAGCATAGCACATGCGCACATTTTAAACCTTAATTTATAAATTTTCTTGTTATTGAATAGCTGTTGAATGCTAGTGATACAAGTGAATAAATCCTCCCATTATTTAGAGTGATCTAGTGGAGAAGCAGAAATCAAAAGCCTCCTAGTTATACTCTTTTTACGAAAAGTTGTACAATTGAAATGGAAAAGTGAGGCGAAACAAATGGTATTAAATTTTGTCATATTATTTTTGATGATAGCAATCACTGCTTTTTTTGTTGCGAGTGAATTTGCTTTGGTAAAAATCAGACGTTCCCGTTTAGAGCAATTGGAAAAAGACGACGTGAAGAACGCCAAACTAGCGCTTCATGTGACCCATCATTTAGACGATTATTTATCTGCAAGTCAGTTGGGTATCACATTGACAGGCTTGATCATTGGTTGGGTTGGCGAAGGTTCTGTGGCAGCATTGTTGGAACCTTGGATCGGTCAACTTCCGATCGGACGGGGAATAAGTGCAACGATCTCTGTCGCATTAGGGTTCATTCTGGTGACGTATGTCGACGTTGTGGTGGGGGAACTTTTGCCGAAAAGTTATAGTATCGTCAATACGGAACAAGTGGTGTTATTCGTAGTCAGACCCTTGCATTATTTTTATCTGGCGATGTTTCCTTTCATCTGGGTATTGAATCATTCGGCAG is part of the Enterococcus mundtii genome and harbors:
- the pepG1 gene encoding type I toxin-antitoxin system toxin PepG1 translates to MHILSKSYERRRLLSALDTVQLMLSFGMFTIALVTLVVALLSDDKKK